agatagagagggaaagagaaagatagagtctTGCAACCTGCTTCAGTActtatgaagtatcccccctgcagatgggaagcaggggcttgaacccagctcattGTGAGTgacaatgtgtacactcaactgagtgtactGTCGACTGGCCCTGTCATCCTGTTTATGGTATACCACTTTAACATGTCAGGAGACATCTAAATAGACCTTGGTCATGGGAAAACTTAATAAATGTtgtgaagccaggtggtggctcacctgatagagtacacaagttaccatgctgaaagacctgggttcaagtcctcagttcccacctgcatggaagggcgacttcatgagtagtggaatagtaatgcaggtgtctttccttctatctctgtctccccttcctctttctgtccctcACCCCCTATCAAAataatggaaggaaagaaagatggaaggaaggaaaggaagaaggaagtgagggaggaaagaagggagggagggagggggaagggagggaggaaggaaggaaggaaggaaggaaaaaagagagaaaggaaaaaatggctgttagGAACGCTGGAGTTGTGCCGGCACCCAGCCTTAGTGATCACCCTGGTGGTAAACACACACTCACGCATACACACACCTGCACAAACAAGAAAAACTTTGACTATCAATTGTCTTCATTGAAGTCCTCAGTAAAACTGTGTAATAGATGAGGCCAAAAACCTATATAACTTATCACTGACTCTTTACTATAAATTGCTAACAAGTTTCAAATTATTAATGAGGATTTTACAAGGTGTCTAATCAATTGCAGAGAAACACTAGTTCTATAATATCTAAAAACTTCCTATCATtattaattacaacaacaacataatgAAATGCCACTGTTTGAAAGCATAGCTATCAGTAGTTGGgctttttaatgtttataaagTAATTCTGTTAATCCATTGTTGAGTGGCAGATGGCATTTTTATTCAAGTTACTTTCTAAAACATCACAAAACATACGGAGAGTCTATTCTCTCCATAGGCAGTGGACTCATCTTCATTGTGATTTCAGAAATACTTTTATAAGTGTCAGGACTCATGAGACAGGCCTATTGGATACCCACTTGCAACAAGCCTATCCTGGAGCCTCAAAGGAATGAAATTAATAAAACCAACCTCTTGCTCCAGATGACTATCCTAAATCTGTATAACTGAAGCCTCCCTTTATCCAAAAGCAATATCCCAGATGGAATCCTCTAGTGAAAGCCCCTGAATGGCACAGTATTCATGGACTCTTGATAGAATCACTGTTCCTTGTGTCCTCTAGCTCTATGTGGATTAGTAGTTTATTCTGAATGCCAATCTTTAGGCAAGTCAACTTTTCTTGTTTGCCTCCTTTAACCTGTTCCAATATTTGGATAGCAGATCCTAACGTCTTTCTGTCAAACACCTAGACCTGTTTCTGTTTTATTGACTGAAAAGAAACTAACACACATAGTTGTGCATCTGAAATGTTCAGGGTTTGTGTAAGTTTTTTTCATGCAACTTTCTTCAGAGGTCTCTTTCTCCATTCGGTGGTGGTAGTGGACAATTCAGTCAGTTGATAAACTGATATCCAAGCAACCTCATGTGATGAAACACAGAGCTGGGGAAATTTGGCTGCATGCCTTTTCCTGCTTCTGGAAAACATTCAACTGCAGAGTTTAATCATTTTCTTCCAAGTCAAGTGTCAATTTCTCAATTGGCCATATCTGCATTATGTGCAGACCTGGAGCTGAGAAGTGCACAGAGATTGTGTCTAACAGTTAGCAGATGTGGTACACCCTGGAAGGCATTTTATCATATGCTGAAAGAACATTTAGGGAGATTCAGCTGGCAATGTTCACTCtgcatttctctttatctcttagtAGAGAATCACCAACTTTTCAGATTTAGTGAGACAGTTTATGATGTTCACTGGTATCTATGGATTCTTCTTTGTGCCATCCATGTTTATTTCCCAGAAGGTCTGTACTTAACTTATTGGAGGAAAAACTTTTTTGTGTCTGTtgagccctttctttcttccataaaCCATGtaattcgggggtcgggcggtggcgcagtgggttaagcgcacgtggcgcaaagcgcagggactggcataaggatcccggttcaagccccgggctccccacctacaggggagttgcttcacgggcggtgaagcaggtctgcaggtgtctatctttctctcctcctctctgtcttcccctcctctctccatttctctctgtcctatccaacaacaaagcaacctcaacaatggcaataataaccgcaacgaggctgcaacaactagggcaacaaaaaggggggaaaatggcctccaggagcggtggattcatggtgcaggcaccgagcccagcaataaccctggagggaaaaaaaaaaaaaacatgtaattcATCACTCTTACctgctttctttctatcttctccttagCCTCCTAAGAATTTGTGGTTTTCTAGAagcctctgaactccaattccataaggatccagagagagtgaaacaaacaaacaaacaaaaaaacagaaaggaagaaaggacacaCTGAAGAagtaggtttgacttagaaagcAAGAGAAGGCAGCACcatataaaaatgggcaaatatatataaatataggtagttatagaaataatagtcaacccatatctataactttgagagaactaatgcagttttgaATAGAtggaatggggacagagaactctggtggtgggaaagttacagaattatacccctgtaatcttataattttgtaaattaatattaaatcacttatcaaaaaacttaaaaaagaaaaaaagacaagatcttcaggctgggcagtggtgtactctCTTGAGTACActagttacaatgcacaagagcttgggttcaagctcgcattctccacctacagggggggaagcttcatgagtggtgaagtagggctgcaaatatctctctatctctctccctctctatctccccctttcaatttcccactgtcctatcaaataaataaatatttataaaaagaaaaaaagaatttgtggttttcttttgttatttcttcTTCTATCTTCTTTAGTAACTCTATCTTTGCAGGTAAATTGGCATTTGAGAGGAGGATTCTTAAGAAGGGAAAGAAGCCTGTAGTGATAATACTAGTACAGAAGAAAGAAGTTTGCTTTCATGAGTCAGGTTGAAACGGAGGTCAGTTTGGACAGGGGATCTTGTATGACAGGTTTATTATCATCATATGAAATCTAAATATTAGATCAAATATGAAAAGACCCTTACTCCtccaaaaattagaaaagaaacatCATATTAAGCTCTAGGACAATGCAGTAATTAAATTCCTAcccatattcttttatttaaaaactgtttctctctcattctgaGCAGCAGGAATGGGGGCTACTGATTCTAAATCTGGGAAACATCCACATGACGATTTTGCCCTAATGATTTATTAAGCTTTAATATTCAGCTTTTCTGTCTCTGCATACAGTTCTCCCCCATTCTGTTTATAATGCAAATATGGGAGATTTAGAATTGACACTTGATTAGTAGCAGAGTTTGGAAGAAAAATGTTTAAGCTGTGCAGTTGGATGGGGTCCAGAAGCAGGAAAAGGCATGCAGCCAAATCTCCCCAGCTCTGTGTTTCATCACATGAGGTTGCCTGGCTTTCAGTTTATCAACAGAACAAATTTCATCCAAGTCActgcagaaggagagagatctTGCAAGAAAACTGCATTGAATCTGAATGCCAACTCTCTATaaaggaagagacaagacaggGTAAGTtgcttagaggaaaaaaaaaattattgttcatTTCAAATAGAAGTATCTTGTGGATTTTTCCTTCCGAAATCCTCCAAGCATTTAATCAGACTTTATCAGGTGTGGATCACTTGAATAGATAAGATGAATTTCTTCAGCAATAACCAAAGAAAACACATATAACGGCGCTctctccacttatttattttcttttttatttttaatttctttattggaggattaatggtttgaaatcaacagtaaaatacaatagttagtacatgcgtaagcatttctcagttttccacgtaacaattcaacccccactaggtccttctctgccatcgtgttccaggacctgatcccggatccagttatttatttatgctattTGAAGCGGGGAAAGGGAGTGAGTGGGAGAGCCTTTACAGTTTAGAAGCATATTTATGTTCTGCTCTACAGACCTAGAAAATGGGAAGAGAGACATTCAGTGGGTCTGAGCGTAGGGCAGAGAGTCAGCTTCTATCACAGAGAATATTAAGAGTATACCTTGGTTCATACGATTTCTACAGCACATGGAAGTATTAAATACAACATTTATAGTTAAATTTATAAGTTCATATCATAGAAGCAGGATGCACAGAGATGTGAACTCATGTTTTGCTAATAAAGTTCTCTTTGATCTGTGAATTCAGAGTCAATATTTTCACTTGTaaacagtgtgtgtatgtgtgtgcgtgtgtgtgtgcgtggtgtTAGCATGcccactcactcacaaaaacaaaatagaaaaaggagagagaatggaCATAAAATGAGAACGTCTTAAAATCATTATCTTAGCTAATCAGGTAATTCCATGAGGCAGGCACTATTGACATGGACCTTGATAACCACAGAGGTTTATCCACTGTGTCTATTTTCCTTTGAGTgttaaacttttattattatttacactaagtcaaatggaaagaaaaCATGATAACAGACATGGCACATCTCTTCTGTGTCTTTGTTTAGCAAGTGACAAGAAACAGGGTTAGGTTCAGTAGTTTCTTTTCTACCACAGTGCTATAAAGTTGCATACCTAAGCATATAATAAAAAGGAGGATGGTGGGGGCTAAGAAACAgtgaacccagttaagtgcacattatcactatgtgcaaggatctgggttcaagccctaagtcttcacctgcaggggttggggaaGCTTCctgtgtagtgaagcagtgctacaggtatctctctttctctctctctatctgtccctctctcctctcatttctttcaccttatcaaataaataaatggttaaagGGGGGAAATAGTCACTGTGAATAGTTAATACAATAGATATATTGTATAGGCACTGAGactcagcgataactctggtgtcaaaaaaaatagaaggaggagaaggagatggaggagaagaagaggaaatagaaggaaaggaaaggaatggaagggaaaggatagaagaaaaaaagaaaggaagatggtGAAAAGCCTTGCTATATATTCACTAATGTTCACATTCTAAGGAATGCTAAATGTCCTGAGAAAGTGCATGAAGCCTATGATCTCCTTTTTATAATAGCATGTCCTCtgtatacacaaacacacaaaataaaCACATGGAAAACAACCAAATGCCAGCAATATTTGTAGAGAGGTAAAACATGAGTGATCTTCACCTCTTAAACTTTTCCAAGGGagctggggtggtggcacacctagttaaatacacatactatagtgcacaaggacccaggttcaagcccccagtccccacctgcagggtggaagcttcacaagtggattagggctgcaagtgtctctgcctctctccctctctatcacccccccttccctctcaatttctggctgtctctatccaataaataaataaagataataaaaatttcttaaattttaaaaaagtaatccaAAGCAACATATACTACTTTTAGTAATCAAGAAAATAATCAATctaatttaaaattaataataaattaataattaatattaatttataattaataattataaCTGGCATGACTTGGTATTATAACTCTACAACCCACCTGttccaaagacagagaaaagcagaaagacaATGGTGTTGAATTATAATACTGAAAAAATgcagaactaagcagtgtgtCAAGGCTCAATTACTCATAAATGTGTCAAAAATTGCTTTTAccttgaaataaaaataacagttatctagctttttttttcctctctcacttATTTGCTTCCTTTTATTTACTTAGGTAATCCCAAAAATGGTTGAACAAAATGAAAGTTTATGTTATGTTTGTTGTTCCGTAGAAGTAGAGAACAAAGAATGAGGAAAAAGCAGAAGAAACAGCAACAAAGTCTTCAGAATGCGCCACAGATTCCTGGCATTCAAGTTCCTCCTTTGGTGTCTAACACTGCCTTTCTGAAGGTACAAATTATTATTCACAGATGGAAGGACAACTGTTGTCCACCTTCAGGGTTTGGGAAATTTATTTTCAAGTCTGTTTACCCAACTTTAGGGAAACAATAGGTCCTTGGTGCATGCAtacagagtgagtgagtgagtgaatgagtgagtgagtgagtgagtgagtgagtgagtgagtgagtgagtgagtgtatcAACTTTATATCCACCCCCTTGTAGGAGCTGTGAGAGATGGTTACCTCTATATCACAGACCCACCACCAGTGATTAGAAACTCACTGATTGGGGTTGATGGTGACACAACCGGTagagcataaggacctaggttcaagtccccagtccccacctgcaggtggaaagcttcaggagcagtgaagcagtgctgtaggtttctttctttctccctctatacttctctctgtctctatcaaataaagaaaaaaaaaaggccactagaagcagtggttTAATTGTGGAGGCACCAagtccctgtgataaccctggtgtcaattaagaaaaaaaaaagggggggctgaggacacagcataatgtttatgcaaaagactctcatgcctgaggcaccaaaggtcccagactAAATCTCTAGCGCCACCAGAAgacagagctaagaagtgctctagtctctctctgtatctctctctctctctctgcattgctcatgctctctctccctctcattaaaataaagtaaggggctgggtggtagtgcaccaggttaagtgcacaggacctgggcagggatcctggttcaagctccgggctccccacctgcaggtggaggggtcGCTTcccaaacagtaaagcaggtctgtctacAGGGGTTTATCTTtcacttccaatactatgtcttcccctcctctctcagtttctctcagtcctacccacaacaaccacaatagcaacaacaacaataataatagcagcaacaacaatggaaaaaagatggcctccaggagcagtgaattcataatgcaggcactgagccccggtgataatcctggaggcaaaaataaacaaattactaAATAATTAAGTAAGTTagtaaggaaaaggaagaaaaaagaggaggagaaagagaaggtggaAGTGATGgggtggtggaggaagaggaggaaaaagaggtgaaagaggagAAACTCACTGATAGACTATCTCGTGATTCCTTATTAGAGAAATTTATTAGCTCTTTTGGCCATCAGTTGCAAGCATCATTCTTataaattctctttaaaaatttcagTTCCTttattccctaaaaaaaaaaatataaacaatggGGTAAGTATAAGTATATTCAGAATTTTTCCCATTACTTCTCATTAAGGAAGCTGATAGTTTgactaagaaaaagaaataagcgtTTTTTTCTTGTAAAATAAAACCACAATTTTTAATGTTCTATCTTACATAATGAAGAGTCCCATTGTACTCTAGAGCTGTGCTCAAATTGGCTTGCACTTTTCAAATTGCTCTATTCTCAGTCATTTGAAAAAGCTTAATTAGGAATCTATTCtcatctttaaaatataatatcATTTTTAAACATGCAATTCAGACACTGTAAAAATACTGAAATGAGTCTTGGATGGTGAAATGCTTGGTTTGACTGCCTTTACTCTGAATATACTTTTTATATCAAGTTTAAGGTctatagatataaaaaaaaattctgactcaCAGGTTTCAGTCCTACACAACAATCCTAAGAGATAAAACTCACTTTACTTCTAGATTTAATAACGTGACATTTAGCTTTTATTAAATGGCTCTTACCTacttttgaaaacttttttttgaatttttagcctgagggctttataaagcacacatggtatgaagtgcacgaagtatgaagctcaaggaccttcacaaggatcctgattcaagcacccacctgcagaggggtagcctcacaaggagtgaagcaggtctacaggtgtcgatctttctctctccctctctctctttccctcctctctcaatttctctctatcctatctaacaaaaaatagaaaaaatggccttcaggagcagtgagttcatagggctagcacagaactctagtgataacccaggagggaaaaaaaattagcctgGAGTGAGTTTATTTTAACTTGATTTTTCTAGAATGCAGATGCCACTCTCTTCATTTCCTCATATGCATACAATAATCACTGAAGATGTTTAATAGCAGTTGCCATATGGGATATTTCTGTTCCTCCCAAGCAGTAGATTACAGCTCTCAACATGACCCTTCCTCATAGCAGGGTTATATAAACTTTCCATAATGTAAAATTGGTTGGCTTAAAGATCCAGtctaaggggccagatggtggcacacctggttgagcacacatgttagagtgcacaaggacctgggttcaagccccaattctcacctccagggagaaagctttgcaagtggtgaagcagtgcagcagctgtctgtctttctctttccctctctatcacccccttccctcttgatttctggctgtctctatccaataaataaagataataaaaatttaaaaaaataaaccagggagtcggcggtagcacagcaggttaagccaatgtggcatgaagcacaaaaactggtgtaaggatcctggttcgaacccccggctccccaccttcaggggtggtttcttcacaagtggtgaagtaggtctgcaggtctctgtctttctctcccctgttttgtcttcccctcctttctccatttctctctgtcttatccaacatcgatgacatcaataacaacaataataactacaacaataaaacaacaagggcaacaaaaaggaataaataaataaatattttaaaaggaaaagaaaaaaatttaaaaaaataaaactgtctaccagtgggctgggcagtagcacactttgTTAAATGCAtacgctaccatgtgcaaggacctgggtttaagccctcagtctctACCCACTGGagctggggtggaggggtgggttcatgatggtggagcagtagtgcaggtgtctttctttatctcaatttccctcttcccttcttattttttctgtcctgtcaaataaaataaataaatctttattttatttttttatttatcccttttgttaccctttttattgttgtagttattattgtcatcgttgttgtataggacagaggaatggagagaggaggggaaatcagagaggaggagagaaagatagacacctgcagacctgcttcaccacttgtgaagcgactccccggcaggtggggagccaggatctcgaaccaggatctttacatctgtccttgtgctttgtgccacgtgctcttaacccgctgtgctatcacctgactcccaaaataaataaatcttaaaaaaagattaatctatctctaaattgtgtgtgtgtgtgtgtgtgtgtgtctttttcatGCATCAGAGGATGTTAAGCAGCATCTTCTCTCCCCACTGTCTGCCAATGCCATCACTCCTCCCTTCTGTCACCTGTGACAACCAAAAACTTGTTCAGGTATTGTCAAACATCTCTTGAAGGTCAAAGCCCTACTAAGAGTCAATACCTTAAATAATGGTTCCTCATAGGAAAGGAGATCTTCATCTCTGTCAGTCCAGTACTCTAGCATACTTaggtagaatctttttttttataagatttattattttttttatttatgagtaaTGGGTgatagagaaccagaacatcactctagcccATGAGATGCCagtgactgaacttgggacctcatgcttgaaattcCAATGCcccatctactgtgccaccttccagattgcAAAGCAGAAttctaaaaaagattttatttacttattaatgaggaagataagaggagaaaaagaaccagacatcactctggcacatgtgctgcttgggatagaactcaggacctcatgcttgagaatccaatcctttatccactgcaccacctcctggaccacaaggtataattttttatttggggagtcgggtggttgcacagcaggttaagcacacgtggagcgaagcgcagggaccagcataaggatcccggttcgagcccccagttccccacctgcagagtagtcacttcacaggtggtgaagtaggtctgtaggtatctatctttctctccccctctctgtcttcccctcctctctccatttctctctgtcctatctaacaatgatgacaatatcaataacaacaataactacaacaacaataaaaacaacaacaaggggagtcgggcaggtggcgcaaagcacaaggaccggcataaggatcccagttcgaaccccggctccccacctgcaggggagtcgcttcacaggcggtgaagcaggtctgcaggtgtctatctttctctcctcctctctgtcttcccctcctctctccatttctctctgtcctatccaacaacaacaacaataataactaaaacaataaaacaacaagggcaacaaaagggaataaataaataaaataaataaataaaaagttaaaaacaacaacaagggcaacaaaagggaaaataaataaatatattttttaaaagaattttttatttgccAGTGTTCACCATCACAAGGGTTTGGGGGGTTGGGTTTGTGCAGGGAGAGGAGCATCACATTCCCATGGAAGTCAGCTTTAGACACATCACACTCTCAATCACATCTCTACCAACTCATCAAACTTTCCTGCTCAgctttgctctgctctgctctgacaGGACCTAACCCCAGGGCAGAGGCGCTACTTCTACAGCACCATGATGATTTACAACCCCTGGCCCCAGTGGAAGGCCCTACAGAGCCGCTACATGCacagtcttcagcaccaccagcagcttgGTGAGTCTAACTGCAGACTCACACCAGGCAGCTCAGAAAAGGACTCCCTCCAGCTGCACCACAAAATCACATTTC
This portion of the Erinaceus europaeus chromosome 7, mEriEur2.1, whole genome shotgun sequence genome encodes:
- the FAM216B gene encoding protein FAM216B; the protein is MPTLYKGRDKTGSREQRMRKKQKKQQQSLQNAPQIPGIQVPPLVSNTAFLKDLTPGQRRYFYSTMMIYNPWPQWKALQSRYMHSLQHHQQLGYITQQEVLACVAVLRDSTTRASGKVFPQRTSSRKASAMTRTSVSALPASVVLSQAHSAGLRSSRSQVLTKH